In Asanoa sp. WMMD1127, one genomic interval encodes:
- a CDS encoding LacI family DNA-binding transcriptional regulator: MGRHRSQAVTLSDVARRAGVSVATASKALNDRAQVAAATRQRVLQAASDLSFHPNALARGLIVGRTRTIGLLTDELGGRFSIPILLGAENALGNEQMSVLLCDARGDAIRRQHYIRTLLARRVDGFIVLGDSNDIRPSLTRDIPVPVVYVYGESADPDDFSLLADDEGGARLAVEHLVALGRRRIAHVTGPHAYRAARDRVKGMRAVLAEHDLSPAGGEPLYGEWSQRWGRHAARMLLNTDPEIDAVFCGNDQIATGVSQTLLDLGRRIPDDVAIVGYDNWEDFATDCRPPLTTVDLNLERLGATAVEHLFAALDGTPSAGVVRQPCRLVIRESTVPATVPQQRT, translated from the coding sequence ATGGGTCGGCACCGCTCGCAGGCCGTGACGCTGTCCGACGTCGCGCGCCGGGCCGGCGTCTCGGTGGCCACGGCATCGAAGGCGCTCAACGACCGGGCCCAGGTGGCCGCCGCGACCCGGCAACGGGTGCTGCAGGCCGCGAGCGACCTGTCGTTCCATCCCAACGCGCTCGCCCGCGGCCTGATCGTCGGCCGCACGCGGACCATCGGCCTGCTCACCGACGAGCTCGGCGGCCGGTTCTCGATCCCGATCCTGCTCGGCGCCGAGAACGCGCTGGGCAACGAGCAGATGTCGGTGCTGCTGTGCGACGCCCGCGGCGACGCGATCCGCCGTCAGCACTACATCCGCACGCTGCTCGCGCGGCGGGTCGACGGTTTCATCGTGCTCGGCGACAGCAACGACATCCGGCCGTCGCTGACCCGCGACATCCCGGTGCCGGTGGTCTACGTCTACGGCGAGTCCGCGGACCCCGACGACTTCTCGCTCCTCGCCGACGACGAGGGCGGCGCCCGGCTCGCGGTCGAGCACCTCGTGGCCCTCGGCCGGCGCCGGATCGCGCACGTCACCGGCCCGCACGCCTACCGGGCGGCCCGCGACCGGGTCAAGGGCATGCGCGCGGTGCTGGCCGAACACGACCTGTCGCCGGCCGGCGGCGAGCCGCTCTACGGCGAGTGGTCGCAGCGCTGGGGCCGGCACGCCGCCCGCATGCTGCTCAACACGGACCCGGAAATCGACGCCGTCTTCTGCGGCAACGACCAGATCGCCACCGGCGTCTCCCAGACGCTGCTCGACCTGGGCCGCCGCATCCCCGACGACGTGGCGATCGTCGGCTACGACAACTGGGAGGACTTCGCGACCGACTGCCGCCCACCCCTGACCACCGTGGACCTCAACCTTGAACGACTCGGCGCGACGGCGGTGGAGCACTTGTTCGCGGCGCTCGACGGCACCCCGTCCGCCGGCGTGGTCCGCCAACCCTGCCGCCTGGTGATCCGCGAATCCACCGTCCCGGCCACGGTCCCACAGCAGCGCACCTAG
- a CDS encoding TetR/AcrR family transcriptional regulator C-terminal domain-containing protein — protein sequence MAERRVGTKAGLTRELVFDAALDYVDAHGLPALSMRKLGAALGVEAMTLYNYVPNKDALLDGLVDRVMETAFAGLDTPGPGGWVPWMREFAHGLRAALLAHPGVLPLAATRPVNSPDALRMSERWLAGMRAAGVPLGRAMDVVNVIATFTIGHTLAEVGQTPGHEGTEPSLDDRAGELDPAEFPNLTEILSTRAGLDFTSRFAEAVDILLAGYAALPVR from the coding sequence ATGGCGGAGCGCCGAGTGGGCACCAAGGCCGGGCTGACCCGGGAGCTCGTGTTCGACGCGGCACTGGACTATGTGGACGCCCACGGCCTGCCCGCGCTGTCGATGCGCAAGCTTGGTGCGGCGCTGGGCGTCGAGGCGATGACGCTCTACAACTACGTCCCCAACAAGGACGCGCTGCTCGACGGCCTGGTCGACCGGGTCATGGAGACCGCCTTCGCCGGGCTCGACACGCCGGGTCCGGGCGGCTGGGTGCCCTGGATGCGGGAGTTCGCCCACGGGCTGCGCGCCGCGCTGCTCGCCCATCCCGGCGTGCTGCCGCTGGCCGCCACCCGACCGGTCAACTCGCCCGACGCGCTGCGGATGTCGGAGCGCTGGCTGGCCGGGATGCGCGCGGCGGGCGTACCGCTGGGTCGAGCCATGGACGTCGTCAACGTGATCGCCACGTTCACGATCGGGCACACCCTCGCCGAGGTCGGCCAGACGCCGGGGCATGAGGGCACCGAGCCCAGCCTGGACGACCGGGCCGGCGAGTTGGACCCGGCCGAGTTCCCCAACCTGACCGAGATCCTGTCGACCCGGGCCGGCCTCGACTTCACGAGCCGGTTCGCGGAGGCGGTCGACATCCTGCTGGCCGGCTACGCCGCGCTGCCGGTCAGGTGA
- a CDS encoding serine hydrolase domain-containing protein — protein MDFSGVGLVVAPTGEPERSGGRGDPSTRFQIASVSKTFAAAVALMLVDRGALRLDDEVPPWPGVTVHHLLCHTSGLGHWAEMAGIDLATGRISRDLIRQSSLLTEPGARWRYSSPGYILLGELIERAAGKPYAQVLGDLLLEPLGLRDTVAGVRPTERVADGHRDGKPVREWDLSAQAGTGDVWSTVGDLTRFALGLDRDILARMRQPRAKLPEHDDIVTDYGYGLYLGDRWALHTGDNPGFRSVLAWLPDGRVAAALCNDETGPGPYEAIRALT, from the coding sequence ATGGACTTCAGCGGCGTTGGCCTTGTCGTCGCGCCCACCGGCGAACCCGAGCGGTCCGGTGGGCGCGGCGACCCGAGCACCAGGTTCCAGATCGCCTCGGTGAGCAAGACCTTCGCCGCGGCCGTCGCGCTGATGCTGGTCGACCGCGGCGCGCTCCGGCTCGACGACGAGGTGCCGCCGTGGCCCGGCGTGACCGTGCACCACCTGCTGTGCCACACCTCGGGCCTGGGCCACTGGGCGGAAATGGCCGGCATCGACCTGGCGACGGGCCGGATCAGCCGCGACCTCATCCGGCAGTCGTCGCTGCTGACCGAGCCGGGCGCGCGGTGGCGCTACAGCAGCCCCGGCTACATCCTCCTGGGCGAGCTGATCGAGCGGGCGGCCGGGAAGCCGTACGCCCAGGTGCTCGGCGATCTGCTGCTCGAGCCGCTCGGCCTGCGCGACACCGTGGCCGGCGTCCGCCCGACGGAGCGCGTCGCCGACGGCCACCGCGACGGGAAGCCGGTGCGGGAGTGGGATCTCTCCGCGCAGGCGGGCACCGGCGACGTCTGGTCGACGGTCGGCGACCTCACCCGCTTCGCGCTGGGCCTCGACCGCGACATCCTCGCGCGGATGCGGCAACCACGGGCGAAGCTGCCGGAGCACGACGACATCGTCACCGACTACGGCTACGGCCTCTATCTGGGTGACCGTTGGGCGCTGCACACGGGCGACAACCCCGGCTTCCGTTCGGTGCTCGCCTGGCTGCCGGACGGGCGCGTCGCGGCCGCACTGTGCAACGACGAGACGGGTCCGGGCCCCTACGAGGCGATCCGCGCACTCACCTGA
- a CDS encoding alpha/beta hydrolase, protein MRIHRRGLLSLAIAAALTATATPAVAADRTPAAELRPIIFVHGSAGSASQFDSQTRRLTSNGYPIDVIEAHEYDSPNVATILPAIFAGLDARIERLLARTGADRVDLVAHSLGTFVVQSYLSDPARAARVAHYVNLDGRTAVAPPGGVPTLAIWGEGDQTRAIAGATNVYFPDQSHTQTVSSEPSFEEMFRFFRGTAPRTTRIVPDRHGTAQISGRAVLFPSNAGVTDATLEVYPVSSLTGRRLTSRPVHRAPLTGDGAFGPVTVRSLARYELAVVRPGAATHHFYFQPFLRDDAFVRLLTSRPGEGLGALVEAGDRHTALTVQRQKEWWGDQGAAGDHLWVNGRDILNAANAPRAKRVIGIFAFDAGRDRRTDLTAPLPAFYAQTFITGMDVFIPAAPAHLGLVSIVVGQRGGGHELINVPNWPSSDHRITVNVNDF, encoded by the coding sequence GTGCGTATCCATCGCCGAGGTCTGCTCTCCCTGGCCATCGCGGCCGCCCTGACCGCCACCGCGACGCCCGCCGTCGCGGCCGACCGGACCCCGGCCGCCGAGCTCCGGCCGATCATCTTCGTGCACGGCAGCGCCGGCTCCGCCTCGCAGTTCGACTCGCAGACCCGGCGGCTGACCAGCAACGGCTATCCGATCGACGTGATCGAGGCACACGAGTACGACTCGCCCAACGTCGCCACGATCCTGCCGGCCATCTTCGCCGGGCTCGACGCGCGGATCGAGCGCCTGCTGGCCCGCACCGGCGCCGACCGCGTCGACCTCGTCGCCCACTCGCTCGGCACCTTCGTCGTGCAGAGCTACCTCAGCGACCCCGCGCGGGCCGCCAGGGTCGCGCACTACGTCAACCTCGACGGCCGCACCGCCGTCGCGCCGCCGGGCGGGGTGCCGACGCTGGCGATCTGGGGCGAGGGCGACCAGACCCGGGCGATCGCCGGCGCCACCAACGTCTACTTCCCGGACCAGTCGCACACCCAGACGGTCTCGTCGGAACCCAGCTTTGAGGAGATGTTCCGGTTCTTCCGCGGCACGGCGCCGCGCACGACCCGGATCGTGCCGGACCGGCACGGCACGGCCCAGATCTCCGGCCGCGCGGTGCTGTTCCCCAGCAACGCCGGCGTCACCGACGCGACGCTCGAGGTCTACCCGGTGAGCTCCCTGACCGGCCGCCGGCTCACCTCCCGACCCGTGCACCGCGCGCCGCTGACCGGCGATGGTGCGTTCGGCCCCGTCACCGTGCGGAGCTTGGCCCGCTACGAGCTCGCGGTCGTCCGCCCCGGCGCCGCCACGCACCACTTCTACTTCCAACCGTTCCTCCGCGACGACGCGTTCGTCCGCCTGCTCACCAGCCGACCCGGCGAGGGCCTCGGCGCCCTGGTGGAGGCCGGCGACCGGCACACCGCGCTGACGGTGCAGCGGCAGAAGGAGTGGTGGGGCGACCAGGGCGCCGCCGGCGACCACCTGTGGGTCAACGGCCGCGACATCCTCAACGCCGCCAACGCGCCCCGGGCCAAGCGGGTCATCGGGATCTTCGCCTTCGACGCCGGCCGCGACCGCCGCACCGACCTGACCGCACCCCTGCCGGCGTTCTACGCGCAGACCTTCATCACCGGCATGGACGTCTTCATCCCGGCCGCGCCGGCCCACCTCGGCCTGGTCTCCATCGTGGTCGGCCAACGCGGCGGCGGCCACGAGCTGATCAACGTGCCCAACTGGCCGTCGTCCGATCACCGGATCACGGTGAACGTGAACGACTTCTAG
- a CDS encoding class I SAM-dependent methyltransferase: MTDIKESVGTMLGLLAGYVGHRTVATGLRTGLVAALADGGPATPDQLAQRTNLDPFYTFAWCRAAYGAGVCDRDGDVYALAPNLKTVLLDDTSPAYVGGVFKVLEQPEIFDRFEASLASGERLWWDGCSPEFIAAVGGTGRPFYRRLVPDGLARIPGLADKLDRGCRVLDTACGSGHGLVMLAQAYPNADVSGVDGDAHSVDVACDTLAAAGLKDRVKVWDSPLEKLTVTEPYDVVINNISMHECRDIDAVARNVKAALKPGGVFVISDFPFADDDDGLRTAPGRVMSGIQIFEAQIDDQLLPRRVYDELLTRHGFTDLGFASITPMHALTWGYA; the protein is encoded by the coding sequence ATGACTGACATCAAGGAATCCGTGGGCACCATGTTGGGTCTGCTGGCCGGGTACGTCGGCCACCGCACCGTCGCGACCGGGCTGCGCACCGGGCTGGTGGCCGCGCTCGCCGACGGTGGGCCCGCAACGCCCGACCAACTGGCCCAGCGAACCAACCTCGACCCCTTCTACACGTTCGCCTGGTGTCGGGCCGCCTACGGCGCCGGCGTCTGTGACCGCGACGGCGACGTCTACGCGCTCGCCCCGAACCTCAAGACCGTGCTCCTCGACGACACCTCCCCGGCGTACGTCGGTGGCGTCTTCAAGGTGCTCGAACAGCCCGAGATCTTCGACCGGTTCGAGGCTAGCCTGGCCTCCGGTGAGCGGCTGTGGTGGGACGGCTGCTCGCCCGAGTTCATCGCCGCCGTGGGTGGCACCGGCCGCCCGTTCTATCGCCGGCTCGTGCCGGACGGGCTCGCCCGCATCCCCGGCCTGGCAGACAAACTCGACCGGGGTTGCCGCGTCCTCGACACCGCCTGCGGGTCGGGGCACGGGCTGGTCATGCTGGCCCAGGCGTACCCCAATGCCGACGTGTCCGGTGTGGACGGCGACGCGCACTCGGTCGACGTCGCCTGTGACACGCTGGCCGCGGCCGGGCTCAAGGACCGGGTCAAGGTCTGGGACAGTCCACTGGAGAAGCTGACGGTCACCGAGCCCTACGACGTGGTGATCAACAACATCTCCATGCACGAGTGCCGCGACATCGACGCGGTGGCGCGCAACGTCAAGGCGGCCCTGAAGCCTGGTGGGGTGTTCGTGATCTCGGACTTCCCGTTCGCCGACGACGACGACGGGCTGCGCACCGCGCCCGGCCGGGTCATGTCGGGCATCCAGATCTTCGAGGCCCAGATCGACGACCAACTGCTGCCCCGCCGGGTGTACGACGAGCTGCTTACTCGGCACGGGTTCACCGACCTCGGGTTCGCGTCGATCACTCCGATGCACGCATTGACCTGGGGTTACGCGTAA
- a CDS encoding helix-turn-helix domain-containing protein translates to MGTYYQFCPVSKALEVLDERWTLLIVRELLMGSRHFNDIRRGVPRMSPALLVKRLQRLERVGVVERYPDGNKVIYRLTPAGKDLQTIVDGLGDWSMRWLPELGDEDLDPHLLFWDMRRQVSRADLPPGRTVVHVLLGDVDPKTQRWWLILAADDADVCDFDPGLPVTVTVETTLRCMTHLWRGEVSWREAVRAGELTATGSRAATRAIPRWLNVRATPSDPRPTFSVVGRLAADLHPDAVRA, encoded by the coding sequence ATGGGCACCTACTACCAGTTCTGCCCGGTCTCCAAGGCGCTGGAGGTCCTGGACGAGCGCTGGACGCTGCTGATCGTCCGCGAGCTCCTGATGGGCAGCCGCCACTTCAACGACATCCGCCGCGGCGTCCCCCGCATGTCGCCGGCCCTGCTGGTCAAACGCCTGCAGCGGCTGGAACGGGTGGGGGTGGTCGAGCGTTACCCGGACGGCAACAAGGTCATCTACCGCCTGACCCCAGCGGGCAAGGACCTGCAGACCATCGTGGACGGCCTGGGCGACTGGTCGATGCGCTGGCTACCGGAACTGGGCGACGAGGACCTGGACCCGCACCTGCTGTTCTGGGACATGCGCCGCCAGGTCTCCCGCGCCGACCTGCCCCCGGGCCGCACGGTGGTGCACGTGTTACTGGGCGACGTGGACCCGAAGACGCAGCGCTGGTGGCTGATCCTGGCGGCCGACGACGCGGACGTCTGCGACTTCGACCCTGGCCTCCCGGTGACGGTAACCGTCGAGACAACGCTGCGCTGCATGACGCATCTGTGGCGCGGGGAGGTGAGCTGGCGCGAGGCGGTGCGGGCGGGCGAGTTGACGGCGACGGGGTCACGGGCGGCCACGCGCGCGATTCCGCGCTGGCTCAACGTCCGCGCTACGCCGTCCGACCCCCGCCCGACGTTCAGCGTCGTCGGCCGCCTGGCCGCCGACCTCCACCCGGACGCTGTACGCGCCTAG
- a CDS encoding phage Gp37/Gp68 family protein — protein sequence MATRTAIEWTEVTWNPSTGCDRISAGCDNCYALTLAKRLKAMGAAKYQNDGDPRTSGPGFQLTVHPSALRQPYNWTTPSTVFVNSMSDLFHARVPTDFVRDVFAVIADTPQHTYQILTKRSSRLRKIADRLDWPRNLWMGVSVEDSASLQRVEDLRAVPAAVRFLSCEPLLGPLNEVDLEGIGWVIAGGESGPRFRPVAPEWVAGLRERCLAAEVPFFFKQWGGRTPKQGGRLLDGRTWDQMPSHTPAATA from the coding sequence GTGGCTACCCGGACCGCGATTGAGTGGACAGAGGTCACCTGGAATCCCAGCACCGGATGCGACCGGATTTCGGCGGGCTGTGACAACTGTTATGCGCTAACTCTGGCCAAGAGGCTCAAGGCGATGGGCGCTGCCAAGTACCAGAACGACGGCGACCCTCGGACGTCTGGCCCGGGCTTCCAGCTGACGGTTCATCCGTCCGCGCTGCGCCAGCCTTACAACTGGACGACACCTAGTACCGTCTTCGTCAACTCGATGAGCGACCTATTCCACGCCCGTGTCCCGACAGACTTCGTACGCGATGTGTTCGCGGTCATCGCGGATACTCCGCAGCACACCTATCAGATTCTGACGAAACGGTCGAGTCGCCTCCGCAAGATCGCCGATCGGCTCGACTGGCCCCGCAACCTTTGGATGGGCGTGTCCGTCGAGGACTCGGCCTCGCTCCAGCGCGTTGAAGATCTTCGCGCGGTTCCAGCGGCGGTACGATTCTTGTCTTGCGAACCGCTCCTTGGACCGCTCAACGAGGTCGACCTGGAGGGCATCGGCTGGGTCATAGCCGGCGGTGAATCCGGCCCACGCTTCCGACCCGTAGCGCCAGAATGGGTCGCCGGATTACGCGAGCGTTGCCTAGCCGCCGAAGTTCCCTTCTTCTTCAAGCAGTGGGGCGGCCGAACGCCGAAACAAGGTGGCCGACTCCTCGACGGACGCACCTGGGACCAGATGCCCTCCCACACGCCTGCAGCTACGGCGTGA
- the tcmP gene encoding three-Cys-motif partner protein TcmP yields MAKGTSSGLLDEHRAQSIFKHTILATYVMPFAEMTGSRAPNRRVVVLDGFAGRGRYPDGSPGSAELILKASANARRAVIESILVEKKPSDFALLAEVVGEYRAAGVRAEALPGEVLRHLPTVLERAQAVPLFLFLDPCGANLPYNKLAAVLASDRQASWPATEALLNFSADLTRRAAGALKAGLKDHDALPVMDRTCGGPWWRQVALDAYASSPAGDFETAAFRVVAEYANRLGAASGMHVVTVPVRRRAHHQPVYHLVFLSRRTHGVWVFADAVARARQQWMRALGPAADDDVDALFSFADTVDQQIESEQRAAEQAVVRNLRAMLVSVGPIRLVDHVWAVYGDRYGVASESTVRKALRTLERAGELEVVGKAQQLRDFIVAAPRSFTP; encoded by the coding sequence ATGGCGAAGGGCACGTCGTCTGGCTTGCTCGATGAGCACCGAGCTCAGTCGATCTTCAAGCACACCATTCTCGCTACATATGTGATGCCGTTCGCCGAGATGACAGGTTCCAGGGCACCGAACAGGCGCGTAGTAGTCCTGGACGGGTTCGCCGGACGAGGCCGTTATCCCGACGGCAGTCCGGGTTCAGCGGAGCTGATCCTGAAGGCGTCTGCCAACGCACGGCGAGCCGTCATAGAGTCCATTCTGGTCGAGAAGAAGCCGTCCGATTTCGCTCTTCTTGCAGAGGTGGTAGGCGAGTATCGCGCGGCCGGTGTGCGCGCCGAGGCGCTGCCCGGAGAGGTTTTGCGGCATCTTCCGACAGTGCTTGAGCGGGCCCAAGCCGTTCCCCTCTTCTTGTTCCTAGATCCATGCGGCGCCAACCTTCCGTACAACAAGCTTGCCGCGGTGTTGGCGAGCGACCGACAGGCGAGCTGGCCCGCGACGGAGGCCCTTCTCAACTTCAGTGCCGACCTCACCCGTCGTGCCGCTGGCGCGTTGAAGGCCGGTCTGAAAGACCACGACGCGCTCCCCGTAATGGACCGCACATGCGGCGGGCCGTGGTGGCGACAGGTCGCCCTCGATGCGTACGCATCTTCACCAGCAGGCGACTTTGAGACCGCCGCGTTTCGGGTGGTAGCGGAATATGCGAACCGGCTCGGAGCCGCCAGCGGCATGCATGTGGTGACTGTGCCGGTTCGCAGACGTGCGCATCACCAACCGGTGTACCACTTGGTTTTCCTGAGTCGACGAACGCATGGAGTCTGGGTCTTCGCCGACGCTGTCGCCCGAGCCCGACAGCAATGGATGCGGGCATTAGGCCCAGCCGCGGATGACGACGTCGACGCGTTGTTCTCGTTCGCCGACACGGTTGATCAACAGATCGAGTCGGAGCAGCGGGCAGCGGAGCAGGCTGTGGTTCGTAATCTCCGCGCCATGCTCGTTAGCGTAGGGCCTATACGGCTCGTCGATCATGTGTGGGCGGTTTACGGAGACCGCTACGGTGTGGCGTCCGAGTCCACTGTGCGCAAGGCGTTGCGAACGTTGGAGCGGGCCGGTGAGCTTGAGGTCGTCGGCAAAGCTCAGCAGCTGCGGGACTTCATCGTGGCAGCTCCGAGATCGTTCACGCCGTAG
- a CDS encoding DUF302 domain-containing protein, protein MSVSELRYEARRLRIPISGPFESFRERYESAVPAVDFAELNALIAAEAPWTEIVAAVEAAAPWGFLRYWSSDDGPLMRLAHDPGDCVVYLMGNHVLAERMYRHDQAAMLHAPLRAMIASRAGETHFIIDQPSATFASFGAVGHDDIAAVGLELDHKLAALLAHLNAPVPPTLRGA, encoded by the coding sequence GTGTCGGTTTCCGAGCTCCGCTACGAGGCCCGCCGCCTGCGCATCCCGATTTCGGGGCCGTTCGAGTCCTTCCGCGAACGCTACGAGTCGGCCGTCCCGGCCGTGGATTTCGCGGAGCTGAACGCCCTGATCGCCGCGGAAGCGCCGTGGACGGAGATCGTGGCCGCGGTGGAGGCGGCGGCCCCGTGGGGCTTCCTCCGCTACTGGTCGAGCGACGACGGCCCGCTGATGCGCCTGGCCCACGACCCAGGCGACTGCGTGGTCTACCTGATGGGCAACCACGTCCTGGCGGAACGCATGTACCGCCACGACCAGGCGGCGATGCTGCATGCGCCACTGCGCGCGATGATCGCGTCGCGAGCCGGCGAAACGCATTTCATCATCGACCAACCGAGCGCCACGTTCGCGTCATTCGGCGCAGTAGGCCACGACGACATAGCAGCGGTCGGGCTGGAACTGGACCACAAGCTGGCCGCCCTCCTCGCCCACCTGAACGCCCCGGTCCCGCCGACACTGCGCGGCGCCTGA
- a CDS encoding response regulator transcription factor, giving the protein MAERIRVLVVDDHAMVRQGLRAFLSVQDDLEVVGEADDGASAVAAAAELLPDVVLLDLRMPGMDGVAALRELSARGIPSRVLVITSFTEPAAVLPAVRAGAAGYVYKDVDPPALAAAIRSVHLGHMLLHPEVARLLSEGESAADPARLTPRERQVLAEIGRGRSNREIARALGLAEKTVKAHVSAILAKLGVQDRTQAALYAVRAGLA; this is encoded by the coding sequence TTGGCTGAGCGGATCCGGGTCCTCGTCGTCGACGACCACGCCATGGTGCGGCAGGGGCTACGGGCGTTCCTGTCGGTGCAAGATGATCTCGAGGTGGTCGGCGAGGCCGACGACGGCGCGTCTGCGGTCGCCGCGGCGGCGGAGCTCTTGCCCGACGTGGTGCTGCTGGACCTGCGGATGCCGGGCATGGACGGCGTCGCGGCGCTTCGGGAGCTGAGTGCGCGCGGCATCCCGTCCCGGGTCCTGGTGATCACGAGCTTCACCGAGCCGGCCGCGGTCCTGCCGGCGGTCCGCGCGGGAGCGGCGGGCTACGTCTACAAGGACGTCGACCCGCCCGCGCTGGCGGCCGCGATCCGCTCGGTCCACCTTGGACACATGCTTCTCCACCCGGAGGTGGCGCGGCTGCTGAGCGAGGGCGAGTCGGCGGCGGACCCGGCGCGACTGACGCCGCGGGAGCGACAGGTGCTGGCCGAGATCGGCCGGGGCCGCTCGAACCGCGAGATCGCCCGGGCGCTGGGGTTGGCGGAGAAGACGGTAAAGGCTCACGTGAGCGCGATCCTCGCCAAGCTCGGCGTACAGGACCGCACCCAGGCCGCGCTGTACGCCGTACGCGCGGGACTTGCTTAG
- a CDS encoding GAF domain-containing sensor histidine kinase: MDAREELRALSAAVLAVTARRSVHEVLQTIVSSARRLLNARYAALGVPDADSGSFAEFVVDGISDAQWRLIGPLPRQHGLLAVMLRDPAPLRLSDIRAHPRFEYWPKHHPELRDFLGMPIVHGEEILGALYLANKRDGEFGQEDEDLLRILAGHAAIALVNARLYERSRELSVLEERDRIARELHDSVAQKLFGLRLTADAAAALVARDPDGAEAQLRTVRALAAEAADELRSIVVGMRPADLAAEGLDAALRKQVRLLDRVHAARVRLRVRSAVPRLAPDREDAAYRVAQEALHNALRHADARTVEVRLFVDGAFLVVEVCDDGVGLRPADQSSLGLASMRDRASSVGGALRVVSDAGKGTTVRLEVPVG; this comes from the coding sequence GTGGACGCGCGCGAAGAACTGCGGGCGCTGAGCGCCGCCGTACTCGCCGTCACCGCGCGCCGATCGGTGCACGAGGTGCTGCAGACGATCGTCTCCTCGGCCCGGCGGCTGCTGAACGCGCGGTACGCCGCGCTCGGTGTGCCCGATGCCGACAGCGGCTCGTTCGCCGAGTTCGTGGTCGACGGGATCAGCGACGCCCAGTGGCGGCTGATCGGCCCGCTGCCCCGGCAGCACGGGCTGCTCGCCGTCATGTTGCGCGACCCGGCGCCGCTGCGGCTGTCGGACATCCGCGCCCACCCGCGGTTCGAGTACTGGCCCAAGCACCACCCCGAGCTCCGCGACTTCCTCGGCATGCCGATCGTGCACGGCGAGGAGATCCTGGGCGCGCTCTACCTGGCCAACAAGCGCGACGGCGAGTTCGGCCAGGAGGATGAGGACCTGCTCCGGATCCTCGCCGGGCACGCGGCGATCGCCCTCGTCAACGCCCGGTTGTACGAGCGCAGCCGCGAACTGTCGGTCCTCGAGGAACGCGACCGGATCGCCCGCGAGCTGCACGACTCGGTCGCGCAGAAGCTGTTCGGGCTGCGCCTGACCGCTGACGCCGCGGCGGCGCTGGTGGCCCGCGACCCGGACGGCGCCGAGGCCCAGCTCCGGACCGTGCGCGCCTTGGCCGCGGAGGCCGCCGACGAGCTGCGGTCGATCGTGGTGGGAATGCGGCCGGCCGATCTGGCGGCGGAGGGCCTGGACGCCGCGCTGCGCAAGCAGGTGCGCCTGCTCGACCGGGTGCACGCGGCGCGGGTGCGGTTGCGGGTCCGTTCGGCGGTGCCGCGGCTGGCGCCGGACCGGGAGGACGCGGCGTACCGGGTGGCGCAGGAGGCGCTGCACAACGCGTTGCGGCACGCGGACGCGCGTACGGTCGAGGTCAGGTTGTTCGTCGACGGCGCTTTCCTGGTCGTGGAAGTCTGCGACGACGGCGTCGGCCTCCGCCCGGCCGACCAGTCGTCGCTGGGCCTCGCGTCGATGCGGGACCGGGCCTCGTCGGTCGGCGGCGCGTTGCGGGTCGTCTCCGATGCGGGCAAGGGGACCACGGTGCGGCTGGAGGTGCCCGTTGGCTGA
- a CDS encoding SDR family oxidoreductase: MTTAIITGASRGLGRALTGGLARAGWNVIVDGRDAAALAAVGFDPGVTPVVGSVLDPGHRAALIEAADRYGGADLLVNNAGILGPSPQPALADYPIEALREVYEVNVHAPLALTQLALPTLRKRGGAVLNVTSDAAIEPYAGWGGYGSAKAALEQLSRILSVEEPDVRVWWADPGDLRTRMHQEAFPGEDISDRPEPESVVPAFLRVLAARPESGRIRVAQW, translated from the coding sequence ATGACAACAGCGATCATCACCGGCGCGTCCCGTGGTCTGGGCCGCGCGCTCACCGGCGGGCTCGCCCGGGCCGGCTGGAACGTCATCGTCGACGGCCGCGACGCCGCTGCCCTGGCCGCGGTCGGCTTCGACCCCGGCGTCACCCCGGTGGTCGGCTCGGTCCTCGACCCGGGCCACCGGGCGGCGCTGATCGAGGCGGCCGACCGTTACGGCGGCGCCGACCTGCTGGTCAACAACGCCGGCATCCTCGGGCCGTCACCGCAGCCGGCACTGGCCGACTACCCGATCGAGGCGCTGCGCGAGGTGTACGAGGTCAACGTGCACGCGCCGCTCGCCCTCACCCAGCTCGCCCTCCCGACACTCCGCAAGCGCGGTGGGGCCGTGCTCAACGTGACCTCGGACGCCGCGATCGAGCCGTACGCCGGTTGGGGTGGCTACGGATCGGCCAAGGCGGCGCTCGAGCAGTTGAGCCGGATCCTGTCGGTCGAAGAGCCGGACGTACGCGTGTGGTGGGCCGATCCGGGCGACCTGCGCACGCGGATGCACCAGGAGGCCTTCCCCGGCGAGGACATCAGCGACCGGCCGGAGCCGGAGTCGGTCGTGCCGGCGTTCCTGCGGGTGCTGGCCGCGCGACCCGAGTCGGGCCGGATTCGGGTGGCGCAGTGGTGA